From a single Aspergillus puulaauensis MK2 DNA, chromosome 2, nearly complete sequence genomic region:
- a CDS encoding uncharacterized protein (CAZy:CE10;~COG:I;~EggNog:ENOG410PRKF;~InterPro:IPR029058,IPR013094;~MEROPS:MER0043003;~go_function: GO:0016787 - hydrolase activity [Evidence IEA]) has protein sequence MVGPQTSTHTFKVAAGVPLTIDISKPPNAPENGITVLHFHGGFLVIGEKTTFPPHWLINACHARGWTYATASYRLMPESEGLEVLSDALDAVQWIHKNIGHRILIAGSSAGGYLALATAAHPECPRPLAVLSVYGMLDPASTRYIEGGTPLLAPVADLPIALEEIDTAVNSGKAIDGYAFPASPPTDQRFKWIRALHQAARYPDLLTRTPGLAGQISAQGADAIPERYRTLFPVSFGLKSDFPPTILLHGDGDVLVGLDQSTSVAERMLSLGADVHLEIAKGQGHGFEAKGVIDIDANDAAGEDVAINDCLRRVITALEKLSSY, from the exons ATGGTGGGCCCTCAGACCTCCACGCATACATTTAAAGTGGCCGCCGGAGTACCTCTCACGATCGACATCTCAAAACCGCCAAATGCCCCGGAAAACGGCATTACGGTTCTTCATTTCCATGGAGGCTTCCTG GTCATCGGAGAGAAGACCACGTTCCCGCCTCACTGGCTGATCAACGCCTGCCATGCCCGTGGCTGGACATATGCAACGGCTTCATACCGTTTAATGCCAGAATCTGAAGGACTTGAAGTCCTCTCCGATGCTCTTGACGCAGTCCAGTGGATTCATAAGAACATTGGCCATCGCATTCTAATCGCCGGATCAAGTGCGGGCGGGTATCTTGCACTGGCCACCGCAGCACACCCTGAATGTCCACGACCACTCGCGGTGCTCTCTGTGTATGGGATGCTTGATCCCGCAAGCACGAGATATATCGAGGGCGGTACACCTCTCCTGGCTCCGGTTGCAGACCTGCCCATCGCGTTGGAGGAAATCGACACAGCCGTGAACAGCGGAAAGGCCATTGACGGCTACGCCTTCCCGGCAAGCCCTCCCACCGATCAGCGCTTCAAATGGATTCGCGCTTTGCATCAGGCTGCGAGATATCCGGATTTGCTTACACGGACTCCAGGTCTGGCTGGGCAGATCTCCGCGCAGGGCGCCGACGCGATTCCCGAACGATATCGGACCCTGTTTCCGGTGTCCTTTGGACTGAAGTCAGACTTCCCTCCGACCATCCTGTTGCATGGCGACGGTGATGTACTGGTCGGACTTGATCAGAGTACTTCGGTCGCTGAAAGAATGCTCTCACTTGGAGCCGACGTGCATCTGGAGATAGCGAAGGGTCAAGGGCACGGTTTCGAGGCCAAGGGTGTTATTGATATTGACGCGAATGATGCGGCGGGTGAGGATGTGGCGATTAATGACTGCCTTCGCCGCGTCATCACGGCACTGGAAAAGCTGAGTTCTTATTAA
- a CDS encoding uncharacterized protein (COG:S;~EggNog:ENOG410PG7N;~InterPro:IPR036236,IPR036864,IPR007219,IPR013087, IPR001138;~PFAM:PF00172,PF04082;~go_function: GO:0000981 - DNA-binding transcription factor activity, RNA polymerase II-specific [Evidence IEA];~go_function: GO:0003677 - DNA binding [Evidence IEA];~go_function: GO:0008270 - zinc ion binding [Evidence IEA];~go_process: GO:0006351 - transcription, DNA-templated [Evidence IEA];~go_process: GO:0006355 - regulation of transcription, DNA-templated [Evidence IEA]): MNQAGTPVLACSVCSETFRRAEHLKRHSLTHIDDKPHACLFCDSRYKRTDALRRHWKTCPQRVASGVQIPKRSLSGRRKQACDQCTSRKRACSTGQPCSECFLQATECTYHGAQGRRLSETGGSQREPDTFAGSGIVSEALPQSSRRQRQKASVRNDDLNSHTPNGQASRARFDFLLNFTKATGLNEAYNYAPKRGLPSPVHAYFENLASGSLPFEDSTVSNPFSCYLDEVEASLWGDTELSEPFTGNQARHVSSLMVDKAIQLWELMQHPLESRVSYSPEMVGFFSPQNLTRYLDLFWSRWYRHCPIIHRATFDLGNCSILLFATMSLVGACMSPQQSDHQGAKQLLDVVEELIFSSPLFSEVAFTGTRKDDQLGTRQNVETLQAACFMCLLQKWEGSDPAKLRMQRHRFTSFVATTRAMGLSQATHRRGSMGTRINDAQWREWILKEEMIRTFNHIFLLDSAFVIFHNSVPRMVLQEMAIDLTCPEPVFQAATPEEFMIAIKSHPARLTPPLLTDCVRTLCADSPDEAILAHIHSESALNLFTFATAIHGLIFHQLRAFSPLPLATGPLKRALDRWENAWTSNTESILHSNSPSNDNQECAFPQRAGEFALLARAHIEKSHLSTEEWNAIVKNLPEHVSREPGEHLATFDQTDMDPVAGLILAVEHLDLT, encoded by the exons ATGAACCAGGCTGGTACACCTGTGTTGGCGTGCTCCGTGTGCTCTGAAACCTTTCGAAGAGCCGAGCACCTGAAACGCCACAGTTTAACTC ATATCGATGACAAGCCACATGCTTGTTTATTCTGCGATTCTCGGTACAAGCGGAC CGATGCACTGCGGCGACACTGGAAGACTTGTCCTCAACGAGTGGCTTCGGGTGTTCAGATTCCAAAGCGCAGCTTATCCGGAAGGCGAAAACAAGCTTGCGATCAATGTACCTCTCGTAAGCGAGCTTGCAGTACGGGCCAGCCATGCTCTGAATGCTTTCTGCAGGCCACGGAATGTACCTATCATGGCGCACAAGGGAGGAGGCTCTCGGAGACAGGCGGTAGTCAGAGAGAGCCAGATACATTTGCAGGCAGCGGCATTGTTTCAGAAGCCCTTCCACAGTCCAGTCGTCGTCAAAGACAAAAGGCCTCGGTGAGGAATGACGACCTCAATTCACATACACCCAACGGACAGGCTTCGCGGGCTCGGTTCGATTTCCTTCTCAACTTCACCAAAGCCACTGGACTCAACGAGGCGTATAACTATGCCCCAAAGAGAGGTCTGCCATCTCCAGTCCATGCATATTTCGAGAATCTAGCATCTGGAAGCCTTCCATTCGAAGACTCTACGGTTTCAAACCCCTTCAGTTGCTACCTAGACGAAGTGGAAGCAAGTCTCTGGGGAGATACTGAACTTTCCGAGCCTTTTACCGGCAACCAGGCTCGGCATGTTTCTTCATTGATGGTTGATAAGGCGATCCAACTGTGGGAACTAATGCAGCATCCGTTAGAGAGCCGAGTATCCTATTCCCCTGAAATGGTCGGTTTTTTCTCGCCGCAGAACTTGACGCGGTATCTTGATTTGTTCTGGAGTCGCTGGTATCGGCATTGCCCGATCATTCACAGAGCAACTTTTGATTTGGGGAACTGCTCGATTTTACTCTTTGCAACAATGTCGCTTGTCGGGGCGTGCATGTCTCCTCAACAATCAGATCATCAAGGGGCAAAACAACTTTTGGATGTGGTAGAAGAGCTCATATTCTCAAGTCCGCTTTTCTCAGAGGTTGCTTTCACTGGAACGAGGAAAGATGATCAATTGGGAACCCGCCAGAATGTCGAAACATTACAAGCGGCTTGCTTCATGTGCCTGTTGCAAAAATGGGAAGGGAGTGATCCCGCCAAATTACGAATGCAACGGCATCGCTTCACTTCCTTCGTCGCG ACGACAAGAGCAATGGGCTTGTCTCAAGCAACCCACCGCCGAGGAAGCATGGGTACAAGGATCAATGATGCTCAGTGGAGAGAATGGATACTGAAAGAGGAGATGATCCG CACGTTCAACCATATATTCCTGCTCGATTCTGCATTTGTGATATTTCACAACTCTGTTCCGCGAATGGTCTTGCAGGAAATGGCCATTGACCTCACATGCCCTGAACCTGTCTTCCAAGCAGCAACACCGGAGGAGTTTATGATTGCCATCAAGTCCCATCCTGCCCGACTTACGCCTCCTCTGCTCACCGACTGCGTTCGCACTCTATGCGCGGACAGCCCCGATGAAGCGATACTTGCCCATATTCACAGCGAGAGTGCTCTTAATTTGTTTACTTTTGCGACAG CAATTCATGGTCTCATCTTCCATCAACTTAGAGCGTTctcccctcttcctctggcgACCGGCCCTCTAAAAAGGGCGCTTGATCGCTGGGAGAATGCGTGGACTAGTAATACTGAGAGTATATTGCATTCTAACAGCCCGAGCAACGACAATCAAGAATGCGCCTTCCCTCAGCGTGCCGGAGAATTCGCTCTACTGGCGCGAGCCCACATTGAGAAATCACACCTGTCTACGGAGGAGTGGAACGCAATAGTCAAGAATCTGCCTGAACATGTGTCACGGGAACCGGGTGAACATCTAGCTACCTTCGATCAAACGGACATGGATCCAGTGGCAGGTCTTATATTGGCTGTTGAACATCTAGATCTCACATGA
- a CDS encoding uncharacterized protein (SECRETED:SignalP(1-18)), whose product MQLLLILVLGLLSCIVSASPLPTNDEKRDDDSYEKIYETAEEMFPGVWWHSARRTCSEEQFRALYDATSSAIGLINGMEGEVYGDEDVGLSPAWNKFFMDGRTWQAQYPEELSSMLGLYNQTKFFIENGRTEKKNKAKRQHRLAYVCGDETGYGTCENKPKTKAYVPTIPTKLENCEQCFSVAFCDPFFKSKPVVEIIDGAHWQEKDLNDPQLVSREHSLFHEWMHVDLMGQDWHISDLKNRDVKGDGFKHSVYGADLCSDYAWKHAAEGKVNYEIRENADNYAWVLSYTYYNAVFGWGI is encoded by the exons ATGCAGCTTTTGCTTATCCTAGTGTTGGGACTGCTATCCTGCATAGTCTCTGCTAGTCCTTTGCCCACAAATGACGAGAAGAGAGATGATGATTCCTACGAAAAGATATATGAGACGGCCGAGGAAATGTTCCCCGGAGTGTGGTGGCATTCGGCACGACGGACCTGCAGCGAAGAGCAATTCAGGGCCTTGTACGACGCGACATCTAGCGCTATAGGCTTGATTAATGGTATGGAAGGGGAAGTTtatggtgatgaggacgtcGGTTTATCCCCGGCATGGAATAAGTTCTTCATGGACGGGAGAACCTGGCAAGCA CAATATCCAGAGGAGCTTTCGTCCATGCTTG GTCTTTATAACCAGACCAAGTTCTTTATTGAGAATGGACGCactgagaagaagaacaaggccaAACGGCAACATAGACTTGCCTATGTCTGTGGAGATGAAACTGGATACGGCACTTGCGAAAACAAGCCCAAAAC CAAAGCCTATGTTCCCACGATCCCAACAAAGCTGGAAAACTGTGAGCAATGCTTTTCAGTCGCTTTCTGCGACCCGTTTTTCAAATCGAAGCCGGTTGTGGAGATTATTGACGGAGCCCACTGGCAAGAAAAAGACCTGAATGATCCCCAGCTCGTCTCCCGGGAACACTCCCTCTTTCACGAATGGATGCACGTTGACTTGATGGGGCAAGACTGGCACA TTTCGGATCTAAAGAATCGAGATGTCAAGGGCGATGGGTTTAAGCATAGTGTCTATGGCGCCGACCTCTGTTCCGACTATGCGTGGAAACATGCGGCCGAGGGAAAGGTGAACTATGAAATCCGAGAGAATG CCGACAATTATGCGTGGGTGCTCAGCTACACTTATTATAACGCGGTCTTTGGATGGGGAATTTAA